CGGCACAGGAGCGTAGATCAGAAACGTAACGGAAACCGTCTGGCGGCCAAGGTCTAGGCCATTGGCGTAGTAGTGCGGTTGTAGAAAAAAACATTTAACCACCGAGGACGCGGAGATCACTGAGCGACTCCGTAAATGGGTGAGAGTGTTTGGATAGGGTGCCGAGGGTTACCCATCGGCACAGGAGAGTAGATCAGAAAAGTAACGGGATCCGTCTGGCGGCCAAGGGCTAGGCCATTGGCATGGTAGCTTGGGTGCAAAGATCGCCGAAGAGATGATAACATAAGAATATGGCCTCCGTCCCAGAGTAAGTTGGAAGAAGCTATAAATGAGCCAGTTACGGGGCGGAACACTGGCTAATTAACATTCTCTCAAAAAGGCAGATGCGGTGGTAGGTTGGTGGTGGATCGGAGCGAAAGGGGCGTAAGGTGCGATTTTTGTAGTGAGTGGAATAGGGCATCGACTGGTTTTTGAGGCTAATTTTAACACGTTGTAACAAATCACTCGACCTGCACGCTTGGCCTGGATTAAATCCGGGGAAAATTGAGATCACATGCCGGGGCGTTTCTGATGTAAGATGACTGGAATTCTCAGAGGAATTCCAATTCGGAGAAATCTCAAAGTGCAGCGTGCCCCGATTGAAATAATCGATCCTTGGATGGCCCAACGAACACGCAATTATGCCTCCTTTCTATTGCTGGTGGTCGGGTATTCGTTTGCGTTCTTCGTTCTACTGGCCTCACGTGCCGATAATCAGGCAGAACTTCATTCACTTCTCTTTTATGACGTTCTTATCGGCGTGATGCTGACTACAGGTTGTCTGTTGCGAGTCGGCACTGACAAATTCAGCGTCATAATGCGATTTTCGGTTCGGCTGATGAAAATAGTGTTACTTGCAGGTCTTCCCCTGTTCGCTTTGATTTGGTTTCAGTACTCGGCCGCTAATATTCGTTGGCGAAGTCCCAATCAGAAAACAGAGTTTCAATTGAATGACTTGTTTTATCATGCTTTGGAAGAGTATAAAACCGACTGCGGAGACTATCCCAGCGAGAAGGAAGGGTTACGCGCTTTGGTAGAGAACCCTCAGGTGCGGGGTTGGAAAGGGCCGTACGCTCCCGAGGAATTCCTAAGAGATGGCTGGGGTCAGGAGATCCGGTATCAATTGAATTTGCAGGATGGTAAACCGATAGTCTGGTCGATTGGTGCCGATGGCCTGGATGGCACCAGTGATGACATAATTCGCCCCAGACTGGTGAAGCGGGATTAATATTCGTTGGCAGATTTGCTTTGTAGAGCCAGACGAGGATTGGAATTGTTTGAAAGTAGGGCATGTCGGCGGGGTGGCACTGGCAGCCAAACTAAATCAACGCAAGTCGTGATTGAGTAATAGTTTGGGTGGCACTGGTTAGGACTCGCGCCAAATTAAGTTACCGAATTCTTAGTACCTATGAGGGATGGATTTCATAGTTCCACTCGCCGTGAAATTCGTTTCGTTTGATATTGCACTCCGCCAGTTTTTCATCGCTCACTTTTCGGCCTTTTTCATTGGAATTTTCGTCGACCCAAACATGGACTTCCAACCCCGTTTCCGTCGTCGTCGCGGCTATCGATTCGACCACTACCTCCCAAGTTTCCAAAGGGACGCCCTGCCAATTCCGTGTAATGTGGCAAAACAACCGATGTTCGATCTTGTTCCACTTGCTCGTTCCGGGCGGATAATGACAAACCTCGATGATCAATCCCGTCTGATCCGCCCACCTCTGCAACTCCACTTTCCACAGACGGCACCGCGAGCTATTACTCCCTCCGCTGTCCGCCGTTACCAACAACCGTTTCGCACTCCCATAACGCTTGCGGCCCAATTTCTCCCACCAACGCCGAATCGCACCGACCGCAAACTCG
The genomic region above belongs to Telmatocola sphagniphila and contains:
- a CDS encoding type II secretion system protein GspG, which codes for MAQRTRNYASFLLLVVGYSFAFFVLLASRADNQAELHSLLFYDVLIGVMLTTGCLLRVGTDKFSVIMRFSVRLMKIVLLAGLPLFALIWFQYSAANIRWRSPNQKTEFQLNDLFYHALEEYKTDCGDYPSEKEGLRALVENPQVRGWKGPYAPEEFLRDGWGQEIRYQLNLQDGKPIVWSIGADGLDGTSDDIIRPRLVKRD